A DNA window from Engystomops pustulosus chromosome 6, aEngPut4.maternal, whole genome shotgun sequence contains the following coding sequences:
- the UBE2S gene encoding ubiquitin-conjugating enzyme E2 S isoform X2 produces the protein MNSNVENLPPHIIRQVYKEVSTLTSDPPEGIKIIPNEEDITDVQVSIEGPEGTPYAGGIFRMKLILGKDFPAAPPKGYFLTKIFHPNVSNNGEICVNVLKKDWKADLGIRHVLLTIKCLLIHPNPESALNEEAGRLLLENYEEYASRARLMTEIHAQGSSLRGKDATDPCSSASAAVAAGDGPMAKKHAGDRDKKLAAKKKTDKKRALRRL, from the exons ATG AATTCAAACGTTGAGAACTTGCCCCCACATATAATTCGTCAGGTTTACAAAGAGGTCTCCACCCTGACGTCGGACCCTCCCGAAGGCATCAAGATCATTCCTAATGAAGAGGATATCACCGATGTACAAGTCAGCATCGAGGGACCCG AGGGGACTCCATACGCAGGAGGGATTTTCCGAATGAAGTTGATCCTGGGCAAAGATTTTCCAGCCGCGCCCCCCAAAGGATACTTCCTTACCAAAATCTTTCACCCGAATGTGAGCAACAATGGAGAGATCTGTGTGAATGTTTTAAAGAAGGACTGGAAGGCTGATCTTGGCATTCGACATGTGTTACTG ACCATAAAGTGTTTGCTGATTCATCCGAACCCGGAATCCGCGCTGAATGAAGAGGCCGGCCGCCTCTTACTGGAAAACTATGAAGAGTATGCATCCCGTGCGAGACTTATGACTGAAATCCATGCCCAGGGCTCCTCTTTGCGGGGTAAGGATGCAACAGACCCCTGCTCGTCGGCATCGGCCGCTGTGGCTGCCGGGGATGGACCCATGGCCAAGAAACACGCCGGAGACCGCGACAAGAAACTGGCAGCAAAAAAGAAGACAGACAAAAAGCGAGCGCTGAGGCGACTTTAA